A genomic segment from Phragmites australis chromosome 6, lpPhrAust1.1, whole genome shotgun sequence encodes:
- the LOC133921991 gene encoding zinc finger transcription factor YY1-like, which yields MQAAARRRYGWVKEWVPQDLVVAGGPCALYKWVREDRLAALKAKHKEQGAESAKPEPNTEVLFLCSYEGCGKIFIDAGALRKHAHVHGERQYICHYENCGKKFVDSSKLKRHFLIHTGEKNFVCPHEGCGKAFSLDFNLKAHMKTHSADNYHVCQYPECGRRFTQESKLRAHIRAQHEKNPGASTMNHNTLRDHHQPHKTVKSSATPPAPSAERPYVCPYDGCDKAYIHEYKLNLHLKKEHPNHYQDAGAQGAASSKGTLSKNSQRTKPNITAKMPPPKIPKRRGVYTTPSPAVNIPEEHQWPRKVLYEDDSEETEEEGDNVEDGWRYRAPSSDDEETEDED from the exons ATGCaggccgccgcccgccgccgctaCGGGTGGGTCAAGGAGTG GGTTCCGCAGGACCTGGTCGTCGCCGGAGGCCCCTGCGCGCTCTACAAGTGGGTGCGAG AGGATAGGTTGGCTGCTCTAAAAGCCAAGCACAAGGAACAAGGGGCAGAATCTGCAAAGCCTGAACCGAACACCGAAGTTCTCTTCCTGTGCAGCTATGAAGGATGTGGGAAAATTTTTATTGATGCAGGGGCTCTTAGGAAGCATGCTCATGTCCATGGGGAGAGGCAATATATCTGTCACTATGAGAATTGTGGCAAG AAGTTTGTAGATAGCTCTAAGTTGAAGAGGCATTTTCTTATTCATACAGGAGAAAAGAACTTTGTGTGCCCTCATGAAGGTTGCGGGAAG GCTTTTTCTTTGGATTTTAATTTAAAGGCACACATGAAAACACATTCTGCGGATAACTATCATGTGTGCCAGTACCCAGAATGTGGCCGGAGATTTACACAGGAGTCTAAACTAAGGGCTCATATCAGGGCACAACATGAGAAG AATCCAGGTGCATCAACAATGAACCACAATACACTAAGAGATCATCATCAGCCCCATAAAACAGTAAAATCTTCAGCAACACCACCAGCACCCTCGGCTGAGCGCCCGTACGTCTGCCCATATGATGGTTGCGACAAGGCATATATCCATGAGTACAAGCTTAACCTCCATTTAAAAAAAGAGCATCCCAATCACTACCAGGACGCAGGTGCTCAAGGTGCTGCTTCTTCAAAGGGCACCTTGTCGAAGAATTCCCAAAGAACCAAGCCGAACATCACCGCAAAGATGCCACCGCCCAAGATCCCTAAGCGCAGAGGAGTATACACAACACCATCTCCGGCTGTCAACATCCCTGAGGAACACCAGTGGCCAAGGAAAGTGCTGTATGAGGATGACAGCGAGGAGACTGAGGAAGAGGGGGACAATGTCGAGGATGGATGGAGATACAGAGCTCCTAGCAGCGACGATGAGGAAACTGAAGATGAAGACTGA